A single window of Arcobacter venerupis DNA harbors:
- a CDS encoding M20/M25/M40 family metallo-hydrolase, translating to MSTNIIEIFKTITAIPRCSGTHQPFINHMKEVSKQFGYLCLVDETNNILCKKENSTALLAFQSHYDIVCLSDNCVPQIVQNGDILSAEDSTLGSDNGIGCSYMIALMSEGYDGEFLFTSDEEIGLIGANNLALPLNASYMLNLDSEEEGEICIGCAGGVDIFGTNSNKKIVPNTDNLDLYEITIGKLQGGHSGVDIDKNIPNGIKLLAKTIKECNGKLLDINGGERINSIPVNVKAIIASSTNPISSHENMKIEKIAAKSEHLNIYDDKIIDFIYDFQNGVRAMNKELNVVQTSINLAIIKTGIDEIKIELSGRSMDNDDLKNLKDETIQMLKDYNFEVSTNGKYPAWKPDINEFTSKVLEIYKEFNKKASLEAIHAGLECAIFKDKYPLIKVASIGPTINFPHSRKEQVSIKSVENVYKIVKKITQEIK from the coding sequence ATGAGTACTAATATAATAGAAATTTTCAAAACAATAACAGCAATACCAAGATGTTCAGGAACTCACCAACCATTTATAAATCACATGAAAGAAGTATCAAAACAGTTTGGTTATTTATGTTTAGTTGATGAAACAAATAATATTTTATGTAAAAAAGAGAATTCAACTGCCCTACTAGCTTTTCAATCTCACTATGATATTGTTTGTTTAAGTGATAATTGTGTTCCTCAAATTGTTCAAAATGGCGACATTTTAAGTGCCGAAGATTCAACTTTAGGAAGTGATAATGGAATTGGTTGTTCATATATGATTGCTTTAATGTCTGAGGGTTATGATGGTGAATTTTTATTTACAAGCGATGAAGAGATTGGATTAATTGGAGCAAATAATTTAGCCTTACCTTTAAATGCTTCATATATGTTAAATCTTGATAGTGAAGAAGAAGGTGAGATTTGTATAGGTTGCGCTGGTGGAGTTGATATTTTTGGAACAAATTCAAATAAAAAAATAGTTCCAAATACAGATAATCTAGATTTATACGAAATAACAATAGGAAAACTTCAAGGTGGACACAGTGGTGTTGATATTGATAAAAATATTCCAAATGGTATAAAACTACTAGCAAAAACCATAAAAGAATGTAATGGTAAACTTCTTGATATAAATGGAGGTGAAAGAATCAACTCAATTCCTGTAAATGTAAAAGCAATAATTGCGAGTTCAACAAACCCTATTTCTAGTCATGAAAATATGAAGATAGAAAAAATAGCAGCAAAATCTGAACACTTAAATATCTATGATGATAAAATCATCGATTTCATCTATGATTTTCAAAATGGTGTAAGAGCTATGAATAAAGAGTTAAATGTAGTTCAAACATCAATAAATCTAGCAATTATTAAAACAGGGATAGATGAGATAAAAATAGAATTAAGTGGTCGTTCTATGGACAATGATGATCTAAAAAATCTAAAAGATGAAACAATTCAAATGCTAAAAGATTATAATTTTGAAGTCTCAACAAATGGAAAATATCCAGCATGGAAACCAGATATTAATGAATTCACTTCAAAAGTTCTAGAAATCTATAAAGAGTTTAACAAAAAAGCTTCACTCGAAGCAATCCACGCAGGACTAGAATGTGCAATATTTAAAGACAAATATCCTTTGATAAAAGTAGCTTCAATTGGACCTACAATTAATTTCCCTCACTCACGAAAAGAACAAGTTTCTATAAAATCAGTGGAAAATGTTTATAAAATTGTTAAAAAAATAACTCAAGAGATAAAATAA
- a CDS encoding HNH endonuclease, with product MSPINNISRSSIEAAIKEYDKLGKKEFLKHYGYKESKKYYINYNGKEYDSKAIVGVSFKYEFPQEQHLLYDDFSGGKNTVVKLCNKLGFTIVEKSIKDSIIEAFILLKKDSTIDEIKHTIIENNLYDFGAQEKNINDVIRNQIERYCENVERSTHLNSDKFFRKIETNLYKLSQYTIIVENDESKWEDQTGILYHFPNSYVKYLLPGTKVIYYKGLLKNIKYKDKRLTDKAHYFATAEIGEIYNDTNSSKNDKFAIIENYKSFSKPILAKQNEQYLEFIPEEKKNNYWRNGVRSIDLNTYLSIVSKIDKTFEIKNINDNITKKYTDINDIENTFESSIEGQKKSKYVTYYERDPGLREKAIKIHGFICRACGFDFQKMYGEYGKGYIHIHHIKPLSENAEEIKVDPSNDLIPLCANCHSIIHRRKDKTLSLDALIEMIKSANK from the coding sequence ATGTCACCAATTAATAATATAAGTAGATCTTCAATTGAAGCTGCAATTAAAGAATATGATAAGTTAGGTAAAAAAGAATTTTTAAAGCACTATGGTTATAAAGAATCTAAAAAATATTATATTAATTATAATGGTAAAGAATATGATTCAAAAGCTATAGTTGGGGTTTCATTTAAATATGAATTCCCACAAGAGCAACATCTTCTATATGACGACTTTTCAGGTGGTAAAAATACTGTTGTTAAGCTTTGTAATAAATTAGGATTTACTATTGTTGAAAAAAGTATAAAAGATTCAATAATTGAGGCTTTCATTTTATTAAAAAAAGATTCAACTATTGATGAAATCAAACACACTATTATTGAAAATAATTTATATGATTTTGGGGCACAAGAAAAAAATATAAATGATGTAATAAGAAATCAAATTGAACGATATTGTGAAAATGTTGAAAGATCTACGCATCTTAATTCTGATAAATTTTTCAGAAAAATTGAAACTAATTTATATAAACTATCTCAATATACTATTATTGTTGAAAATGATGAATCTAAATGGGAAGATCAGACAGGAATTTTATATCATTTTCCAAATTCTTATGTTAAATATCTTTTACCTGGTACCAAAGTTATATATTATAAAGGTTTATTAAAAAATATAAAATATAAAGATAAAAGATTAACAGATAAAGCACATTATTTTGCTACAGCAGAAATTGGAGAAATATATAATGATACAAATAGCTCTAAAAATGATAAATTTGCAATAATTGAAAACTATAAATCATTTTCTAAACCTATTTTGGCCAAACAAAATGAACAATATTTAGAGTTCATTCCAGAAGAAAAGAAAAATAATTATTGGAGGAATGGCGTTCGTTCAATAGATTTAAATACATATTTATCAATTGTTTCTAAAATAGATAAAACATTCGAAATTAAAAATATCAATGACAATATAACTAAAAAATATACTGATATAAATGATATTGAGAATACATTTGAATCTTCAATAGAAGGTCAGAAAAAATCAAAATATGTAACTTACTATGAGAGAGATCCAGGATTAAGAGAAAAAGCAATTAAGATTCATGGATTTATTTGTAGAGCCTGTGGTTTTGATTTTCAAAAAATGTATGGAGAATATGGGAAAGGTTATATACATATACATCATATTAAGCCTTTATCTGAAAATGCTGAAGAGATTAAAGTAGATCCATCAAATGATTTAATTCCATTATGTGCAAATTGTCATTCTATTATTCATAGAAGAAAAGATAAAACATTGTCTTTAGATGCTTTGATTGAAATGATAAAAAGTGCTAATAAATAA
- a CDS encoding helix-turn-helix domain-containing protein: MNNFEKIILKLKEALNISSDKELSIRLNMKTNTFSERKRTNSIPHNEILDLCITENLNLNEIYTDNKVLKNEINFKEEIINNLELLNENQIKYVYHITEAEKIKGKI; the protein is encoded by the coding sequence ATGAATAACTTTGAAAAAATCATACTTAAACTTAAAGAAGCACTAAATATAAGCTCTGATAAAGAATTGTCAATAAGATTAAATATGAAAACTAATACCTTTAGCGAGAGAAAAAGAACTAATTCTATACCTCATAATGAAATATTAGATTTATGTATTACAGAAAATCTGAATTTAAATGAAATTTATACAGATAATAAAGTTCTAAAAAATGAGATAAATTTTAAAGAAGAAATCATCAACAATTTAGAGCTACTAAATGAAAATCAAATAAAATATGTTTACCATATTACAGAAGCAGAAAAAATTAAAGGAAAAATATGA
- a CDS encoding restriction endonuclease translates to MFSKIKNIFNSKNKELELKERELELKVKEIALKEKELFLNYAEKRSDNYYKEKLNENEKVFKQTLEEKENEFNQKLDTVKNEEPITKPKKEFREYTEEEKKAYALKMKEKKEKGKEYEEFVAGYYKLNGYEIYLHGIKKGKKDKGIDIICSKDEELILIQCKNWKEDSKYKINHEKLKAFVGCCTEYVNENKLFDKNIKLKFITSNYILDESGKKFLQESKTLQYEILKY, encoded by the coding sequence ATGTTCTCAAAAATAAAAAATATATTTAATAGTAAAAATAAAGAACTTGAATTAAAAGAAAGAGAATTAGAACTCAAAGTAAAAGAAATAGCTTTAAAAGAAAAAGAATTATTTCTTAATTATGCAGAAAAAAGAAGTGATAATTATTATAAAGAAAAATTAAATGAAAATGAAAAAGTATTTAAACAAACTTTAGAAGAAAAAGAAAATGAATTCAATCAAAAATTAGATACAGTTAAAAATGAAGAACCAATAACAAAACCTAAAAAAGAATTTAGAGAATATACAGAAGAAGAAAAAAAAGCATATGCTCTAAAGATGAAAGAAAAAAAAGAAAAAGGCAAAGAGTATGAAGAATTTGTTGCAGGATATTATAAACTAAATGGATATGAAATTTATCTACATGGAATAAAAAAGGGCAAAAAAGATAAGGGTATAGATATTATTTGCAGTAAAGATGAAGAATTGATTTTAATCCAATGTAAGAACTGGAAAGAAGATAGTAAATATAAAATCAATCACGAAAAATTAAAAGCTTTTGTTGGTTGTTGCACAGAGTATGTAAATGAGAATAAACTATTTGATAAAAATATCAAATTGAAGTTTATAACATCAAATTACATTCTTGATGAATCAGGTAAAAAGTTTTTACAAGAGAGTAAGACTTTACAGTATGAGATTTTGAAGTATTAA
- a CDS encoding transporter substrate-binding domain-containing protein has protein sequence MKLILFCFIFLYLSFLNADEFTNNLTKEEITFLQNNQPLRLHNEQYWPPYNFNENGTPKGFIIDYMNLIAKKLNIQVKYISGPSWNEFLDMLKNDQLDAIINIAKNDEREKFFNFTKVFHSAANAIYVKKGNEDLDSLKKLEGKTIVMPKGFFAQQFIEKNYPKINQILVKDSVEALKLLSLGKADATIDKKNVLDYIISTKNISLVVPANYVDDERLVSHISVATSKDKPLLNSILNKAQASISDEELLNLKRKWFNIDDIIDKKKFLTSLEKDYLKTKPTIKICNFLNLVPIQFKEDNKLQGINIDLFTLISKKLDIEIKYIDVKNKEELTSYLKNGTCDISPIISKETDLREFIEFTKPLLSYKLAIITQNSKPVIQDIEEIIDKKMATKKDSIYTDIIKKNYPNLNIYETNNNYETLEAVNSNKVYFAIEPLPIIAYYMSRYALNNIFISRYTDMLFEINIAVEKNNQILLEILNKTIHEIDSNEHSIIFNKWTNLSIKEPFDYTTVWKILSFVFIILCIVAYRQIILNKHNKKLKNANNEIENKNKLIAKQKELFEKLFSKSADGVLLIKEKKIVDCNEASIKILQYPRNELIGKFFCDISPEFQPNNESSTIKSINKVDEALSKGISSFEWVHCNKQNEHLWIEVVLTSIEIDNNSVIHAVIRDINKRKDLEQKLEILTHNLEEKINEEIKKNQEKTKQLIQQSRLAQMGEMLSMIAHQWRQPLTAISATTNNLLLKNLMDEKIEPAHLEEELELIINYSQHLSHTIDDFRDFFRPDKIKTNANLEDIINKSIAIIKTSIESKNIKLIKNYCFNNTILSYTNEIQQVLLIILKNAEDILVENEIEKKVIRINTFKKESYAIIQIKDNGGGISSDIINKIFDPYFSTKKSKEGIGIGLYMSKTIINEHCKGTLTIKNNKKGATFEICLPLNS, from the coding sequence ATGAAACTTATACTTTTTTGTTTTATTTTTTTATATTTGAGCTTTTTAAATGCTGATGAATTTACAAATAATTTAACAAAAGAAGAAATTACTTTTTTACAAAACAATCAACCTCTTAGATTACATAATGAACAATACTGGCCACCCTATAACTTTAATGAAAATGGAACTCCAAAAGGTTTTATTATTGATTATATGAATTTAATAGCTAAAAAACTAAATATCCAAGTTAAATACATTTCTGGTCCATCATGGAATGAATTTTTAGATATGCTAAAAAATGATCAATTAGATGCAATTATTAATATTGCTAAAAATGATGAAAGAGAAAAGTTTTTTAATTTTACAAAAGTATTTCACTCAGCTGCAAATGCGATTTATGTAAAAAAAGGCAATGAAGATTTAGACTCTTTAAAAAAACTAGAAGGTAAAACTATTGTAATGCCAAAAGGCTTTTTTGCTCAACAATTCATAGAAAAGAACTATCCAAAAATAAACCAAATTCTTGTAAAAGATTCTGTTGAGGCTTTGAAATTATTATCATTGGGAAAAGCAGATGCGACTATTGATAAAAAGAATGTACTTGATTATATTATTTCTACAAAAAACATTTCATTAGTTGTTCCAGCTAATTATGTAGATGATGAAAGATTAGTAAGTCATATTAGTGTGGCAACTTCTAAAGACAAACCTTTATTAAATTCTATCTTAAATAAAGCCCAAGCCTCAATTTCAGATGAAGAGCTACTTAATTTAAAAAGAAAATGGTTTAATATTGATGATATTATAGACAAAAAAAAGTTTTTAACAAGTTTAGAAAAAGATTATCTCAAAACCAAACCAACTATTAAAATATGTAACTTTTTAAATTTAGTACCTATTCAATTTAAAGAAGATAATAAACTCCAAGGTATAAACATTGATTTATTTACCTTAATATCAAAAAAATTAGATATTGAAATAAAATATATAGATGTAAAAAATAAAGAAGAACTTACATCTTATCTTAAAAATGGTACTTGTGACATTTCTCCTATTATTTCAAAAGAAACAGATTTAAGAGAATTTATAGAATTTACTAAACCTCTTCTTAGTTATAAATTAGCAATTATTACCCAAAACAGTAAACCAGTAATTCAAGATATTGAAGAAATAATTGATAAAAAAATGGCTACAAAAAAAGATTCTATCTACACTGATATAATTAAAAAAAACTACCCAAATTTAAATATCTATGAAACAAATAATAACTATGAAACCTTAGAAGCCGTTAATAGTAATAAAGTCTATTTTGCAATAGAACCACTTCCTATAATCGCTTATTATATGTCAAGATATGCTTTAAATAATATTTTTATTTCAAGATATACAGATATGTTATTTGAGATAAACATTGCTGTAGAAAAAAATAATCAAATTTTATTAGAAATATTAAATAAAACCATCCATGAAATTGATTCAAATGAACATAGTATAATATTTAATAAATGGACTAATTTATCCATAAAAGAGCCTTTTGATTATACTACTGTTTGGAAAATACTATCTTTTGTTTTTATTATTTTATGTATAGTAGCATATAGACAAATAATTTTAAATAAACACAATAAAAAATTAAAAAATGCAAATAATGAAATTGAAAATAAAAATAAATTAATTGCTAAACAAAAAGAACTTTTTGAGAAACTCTTTAGTAAATCAGCTGATGGTGTTTTATTAATAAAAGAGAAAAAGATTGTTGATTGCAATGAAGCTAGTATAAAAATATTACAATATCCAAGAAATGAATTAATTGGAAAATTCTTTTGTGATATTTCTCCAGAATTTCAACCTAACAATGAAAGTTCAACTATAAAATCTATAAACAAAGTCGATGAAGCATTAAGTAAAGGAATTAGTAGCTTTGAATGGGTTCATTGTAACAAACAAAATGAGCATTTATGGATTGAAGTTGTATTAACATCTATAGAAATTGATAATAATTCAGTAATTCATGCTGTAATTCGTGATATAAATAAAAGAAAAGATCTAGAACAAAAACTTGAAATCTTAACTCATAACTTGGAAGAAAAAATCAATGAAGAGATTAAGAAAAATCAAGAAAAAACAAAACAGTTAATCCAACAATCAAGACTTGCACAAATGGGTGAAATGCTTTCAATGATTGCACATCAATGGAGACAGCCACTAACAGCAATAAGCGCAACAACAAATAATTTATTATTAAAAAATTTAATGGATGAAAAAATTGAACCAGCTCATTTAGAAGAAGAGTTGGAATTAATTATAAATTATTCGCAGCATCTTTCTCATACAATTGACGATTTCAGAGATTTTTTTAGACCAGATAAAATAAAAACAAATGCTAATCTTGAAGACATAATTAATAAATCAATTGCAATTATAAAAACATCAATTGAGTCAAAAAATATAAAACTAATTAAAAACTATTGTTTTAATAATACAATTCTTTCATATACAAATGAAATTCAACAAGTTTTATTAATAATTTTAAAAAATGCAGAAGATATTCTTGTTGAAAATGAAATTGAAAAGAAAGTGATTAGAATCAATACTTTCAAGAAAGAAAGTTATGCAATTATACAAATAAAAGATAATGGTGGAGGAATATCATCTGACATAATAAATAAAATCTTTGATCCTTACTTCTCTACTAAGAAATCAAAAGAAGGAATAGGTATAGGTCTTTATATGAGTAAGACTATCATCAATGAGCATTGTAAAGGTACTTTAACTATAAAAAACAATAAAAAAGGTGCAACTTTTGAAATTTGTCTACCTCTTAATAGCTAA
- the ccsA gene encoding cytochrome c biogenesis protein CcsA: MNFSNVLFSFKTTLILLAILAIGAGYATFIENDFGTSTARVLVYNNLWYETILVLTTINLTGIIFKFKMWKNKPRFIFHTSFVIILIGAGITRYAGYEGIMQIPEGKIVNQMLSLEPYLQVTIKDGDKVYYQEYQKEFTSLFKSMNNFSHDIVFDNKKINIHYKDFMFAKKGSAKMGLLTVEATMDGKSEQIKLPGLRGQQGISRELAFDNVTVMLEYGSKIVDLPFSIKLNDFQLDRYPGSMSPSSYASEVTVIKEDKESYNYRIFMNRTMHEGNFLFFQSSYFPDETGTVLSVNNDPGKWPTYLGYFLLTLGLLLNFFDKKSRFWKLTKFVSSRNIASLAIACTFLFSANLLQANEEAANSSNINETAQKSTQILDYLNKFKDESKATSEDFAKLVTQSTGGRMKPLSSLDLEIVQKLSGKATLFGMNPDQVVLGMLTRPDIWSDLKVIKIKTPKLKKFLGVDENEKYIAFSEVFKDGKYLLAGEAEVALQVKPMDRGTYEKDIIQLDERLNIIYSVFNGSLFNIYPRVKENAADNKDNNKWYNPLDAMQIFKGQNQAAVESMTRGFINSIVDYNWTEANKYLSMMTIYQEKAGSEIIPSETKIHNEILFNKLDIFFKVTLAYLLLGLVMLIVAFIVVFNPKIKPKKTTTIFFTILALLFAVHTFGMGFRWFISGHAPWSDTYESLLYISWSAVFAGVIFFRKSLLALSAAVIVAAIFMFTAHLTGIDPQITNLVPVLKSYWLTIHVSILTASYGFFGLAAILGFMTLIMFIFRKDRPHIDETIKTVVAITEISLIIGLSAVTIGNFLGGVWANESWGRYWGWDPKETWAYVSIVVYAIVLHLRFVKALSTPFVLATASVLAFSSILMTYFGVNFYLSGMHSYATGDPVPIPMWVYYVVTLVVITIVLAFRNRNMKDAI; this comes from the coding sequence TTGAACTTTTCAAATGTCTTATTCTCTTTTAAGACAACATTAATTTTACTTGCTATATTAGCAATAGGTGCTGGTTATGCTACCTTTATAGAGAATGATTTTGGTACATCAACAGCGAGGGTTTTAGTTTATAACAATCTTTGGTATGAAACGATACTTGTGTTAACTACAATAAATTTAACAGGTATTATTTTCAAATTTAAAATGTGGAAAAACAAACCAAGATTTATTTTTCATACGTCGTTTGTTATTATATTAATAGGTGCAGGAATAACAAGATATGCTGGTTATGAAGGTATTATGCAAATACCTGAGGGTAAAATAGTAAATCAAATGTTATCTTTGGAGCCATACTTACAAGTTACTATTAAAGATGGTGATAAAGTTTATTATCAAGAATATCAAAAAGAATTTACCTCATTATTTAAAAGCATGAATAACTTTTCACATGACATTGTTTTTGATAATAAAAAAATCAATATTCATTATAAAGATTTTATGTTTGCAAAAAAAGGGTCTGCAAAAATGGGGCTTTTAACTGTTGAAGCAACTATGGATGGTAAATCTGAACAAATTAAACTTCCAGGACTAAGAGGTCAACAAGGAATTTCAAGAGAACTTGCATTTGACAATGTTACAGTTATGTTAGAGTATGGTTCTAAAATCGTAGATCTACCTTTTTCAATTAAATTAAATGACTTCCAATTAGATAGATACCCAGGAAGTATGTCTCCTTCATCTTATGCATCAGAAGTTACTGTTATTAAAGAAGATAAAGAAAGTTATAATTACAGAATTTTTATGAATAGAACTATGCATGAAGGTAATTTCTTATTTTTCCAAAGTTCATATTTCCCTGACGAAACAGGAACTGTATTATCTGTAAATAATGACCCAGGTAAATGGCCTACTTATTTAGGATACTTTTTATTAACACTTGGTTTATTATTAAACTTCTTTGATAAAAAATCAAGATTTTGGAAACTAACAAAATTTGTAAGTTCAAGAAATATAGCTTCACTTGCAATTGCCTGTACATTCTTATTTTCAGCAAATTTACTTCAAGCAAATGAAGAAGCTGCTAATTCATCTAATATTAATGAAACAGCTCAAAAATCTACTCAAATATTAGATTATTTAAATAAATTTAAAGACGAATCTAAAGCAACATCTGAAGATTTCGCAAAATTAGTAACACAAAGTACTGGTGGAAGAATGAAACCATTATCTTCTTTAGATTTGGAAATCGTTCAAAAATTAAGTGGAAAAGCAACTCTATTTGGTATGAATCCAGATCAAGTAGTTTTAGGAATGCTTACACGTCCTGATATTTGGAGTGATTTAAAAGTAATAAAAATTAAAACTCCAAAATTAAAAAAATTCTTAGGTGTTGATGAAAATGAAAAATATATTGCATTTTCAGAAGTATTTAAAGATGGTAAATATTTACTTGCAGGTGAAGCAGAAGTTGCTCTACAAGTAAAACCTATGGATAGAGGAACTTATGAAAAAGACATTATTCAATTAGATGAAAGATTAAATATAATTTATTCTGTATTTAATGGAAGTTTATTTAATATCTATCCTAGAGTAAAAGAAAATGCTGCAGACAATAAAGATAACAACAAATGGTATAACCCACTTGATGCTATGCAAATTTTCAAAGGTCAAAATCAAGCAGCAGTTGAAAGTATGACAAGAGGATTTATAAATTCAATTGTTGATTATAACTGGACTGAAGCAAATAAATATTTATCTATGATGACTATTTATCAAGAAAAAGCAGGAAGTGAAATTATTCCTTCTGAAACAAAAATTCATAATGAAATTCTATTTAATAAATTAGATATTTTCTTTAAAGTTACATTAGCTTATTTATTACTTGGTTTAGTGATGTTAATTGTTGCATTTATTGTAGTATTTAACCCAAAAATTAAACCTAAAAAAACTACAACAATATTTTTTACAATATTAGCTTTATTATTTGCAGTTCATACTTTTGGTATGGGATTCAGATGGTTTATTTCAGGACATGCACCATGGTCTGATACTTATGAATCATTATTATACATCTCTTGGTCAGCTGTATTTGCAGGTGTTATTTTCTTTAGAAAATCACTTCTTGCTTTAAGTGCTGCGGTTATTGTTGCTGCTATCTTTATGTTTACAGCTCATTTAACAGGAATTGACCCTCAAATTACGAACCTTGTTCCTGTTTTAAAATCATATTGGTTAACTATACATGTTTCGATTTTGACAGCATCTTATGGATTTTTTGGACTTGCAGCAATTTTAGGATTTATGACTTTAATTATGTTTATTTTTAGAAAAGATAGACCACATATTGATGAAACAATAAAAACAGTGGTAGCTATTACTGAAATTTCATTAATTATTGGATTATCTGCTGTTACTATTGGAAACTTTCTTGGTGGTGTTTGGGCAAATGAATCATGGGGAAGATATTGGGGCTGGGATCCAAAAGAGACTTGGGCTTATGTATCAATTGTAGTTTATGCGATAGTTTTACACTTAAGATTTGTAAAAGCCTTATCTACACCTTTTGTATTAGCAACAGCTTCTGTATTGGCTTTCTCTTCAATATTAATGACTTATTTTGGAGTAAACTTTTACTTATCAGGAATGCACTCTTATGCAACAGGTGATCCTGTTCCTATTCCTATGTGGGTTTATTATGTAGTAACATTAGTTGTTATTACCATAGTTCTTGCATTCAGAAATAGAAATATGAAAGATGCTATCTAA
- a CDS encoding response regulator transcription factor, producing the protein MQVDKLRDLIKHTKNLNVLYVEDNIEVQTQTVKMLKSFFKDICIANNGKIGLELFSKNDSYHLIITDIKMPMLDGLSLIEYIRKTNKKIPIIVLSAHDDTDYLIKTINAGIDGYILKPYTLKQISETLIKIMEKYDFENLLKENVELEYDFIWNKNTNQLFKNNEQIKLSKNESRLFKLFINSNSLIKDYKEIETFIFDCYDNDMKKIRNLMSRLRVKLDCDLFETIYSHGYSLKYKQEI; encoded by the coding sequence ATGCAAGTTGATAAATTGCGAGACCTCATAAAACATACTAAAAATTTAAATGTTTTGTATGTAGAAGACAATATAGAAGTTCAAACTCAAACAGTAAAAATGCTGAAATCTTTTTTTAAAGATATTTGTATTGCAAATAATGGAAAAATTGGTTTAGAACTTTTTTCAAAAAATGATTCTTATCATTTAATTATTACTGATATTAAAATGCCAATGCTTGATGGATTATCTCTAATCGAATATATAAGAAAAACCAATAAAAAAATTCCTATAATAGTTCTTTCTGCACATGATGATACAGACTATTTGATAAAAACAATAAATGCAGGAATTGATGGATATATTTTAAAGCCTTATACTTTAAAACAAATAAGTGAAACGTTGATTAAAATTATGGAAAAGTATGATTTTGAGAATTTACTAAAAGAAAATGTAGAACTAGAATATGATTTTATTTGGAATAAAAACACAAATCAACTATTCAAAAACAATGAACAAATCAAACTTTCCAAAAATGAATCACGACTTTTTAAATTATTTATAAATAGCAATAGTTTAATTAAAGATTATAAAGAGATAGAGACATTTATATTTGATTGTTATGATAATGATATGAAAAAAATAAGAAACTTAATGTCAAGACTTAGAGTTAAATTAGATTGTGATTTATTTGAAACTATTTATTCCCATGGTTACTCTTTAAAATATAAGCAAGAAATATGA
- a CDS encoding helix-turn-helix domain-containing protein: MNIELDDNKLKFFDELSKLNNTTIEESISKFIGDKLNSIVHLENGFYYDKSSKRLFNSDKQIIKLTNYEEEFFDLLIANLNQFVSLNEIYNHIWGEEVSIFTLRNIVKKIRTKSYYEIIVNKSKIGYKIVS, encoded by the coding sequence ATGAATATAGAACTAGATGATAATAAATTAAAATTCTTTGATGAACTTTCAAAATTAAATAATACAACTATTGAAGAAAGTATTTCAAAATTTATTGGTGACAAATTAAATAGTATTGTTCATCTTGAAAATGGTTTTTATTACGACAAAAGCTCAAAAAGACTTTTTAACTCAGATAAACAAATAATTAAACTTACAAATTATGAAGAAGAATTTTTTGATTTATTAATAGCTAATTTAAATCAATTTGTAAGTCTAAATGAAATTTATAATCATATATGGGGTGAAGAAGTTTCTATATTTACATTAAGAAATATAGTAAAAAAGATTAGAACTAAATCATATTATGAAATTATTGTTAATAAAAGTAAAATTGGTTATAAAATAGTTTCATAA